Below is a genomic region from Apodemus sylvaticus chromosome 14, mApoSyl1.1, whole genome shotgun sequence.
TAACAAGCAAAAGGACCTGTTACTAGATATTTGGCTTTGAAAATTGTGTTGTGGTGTGTGAAGGTTTTAGCTATATGCCTGATATACACAGTTTGAGAGGTAAATGCAAAAGGAGCATGTGGCTAAGGTCAACATGTTCAAACAGTAAATCTTAAGTGAGTCAGAGCTACATACAGAGATTATCACTCAAACTAAGATtggaacaaaataaatataagtaattATATCTGCAAGATGGAATTTAGAACTGAAACTATAGGTAAAAGGGTGACACTGAAAGTAATTATGCAGAATTTCTAAGATGTTTATTATTGAAAATTTAATGTAATGCATTAATTTTCATTGTAATTATTAACTTAATAACAGTATAATTCAATGAATTCAATGGAATTCACACATTGCCCCTTTCATGTACTGATGGTATGCTTCTAAGTGGTGATCATGATTCTCTGTAGACACAAGAGACACTATTAGATATCTCATAAAGGACAGAAAGATGGAGAGTCAGTTGAAGCTTTGAATTTTCTTCTGCTTCATTATTAGCTAAGCACTGCCACCAATTTGTGAATGTGAATCCAATGTTATGTACTTGAAATATTGTTAGATTATGTTTTATGTGTACAAAAACAAATCTATCAAGTTTTCTATTTTACATGCCAAAATGATCAATGGATATTTTTCAATGCCTAATTGCTTTTACTGAATGTGACAACATTTAATCAGATGCCCATCTCTATAAATCAACATGAAGGGGCTGAGAACTGCATAACCAAGAGTTAGGAACTCTGGAACGTATAGTATTGTAGAATAATTATCTATAGAGAAAGTAAAGTATAAAGATATAAAACAATCTGcccagtaaaagaaaagaaaacagagcatCAGAAGGAGAACACTATGAGCAGCTCTCAGCTCAGGGGGAGTTCTGTAGAGAAGCTTGGAGTTGAGAAGGTAAAGGATATTCTGGTGGTGTTTGTGGAGAAGAAATACCATGTAGCCACTGGCCCATCCCATGGCACCCTGAAACACCGCATCTCTCAGTACCATGAGGGTGAGAAAAATCCATCTTGTTATCCAGCTTTCAGGCAGAAAATAGCAATAGTTGCCAACTTTCCTAAAATGTGTTATGTTCACACTGTTgacatttttaatgtaaaatggTAAGTTCATGCTGATCAAGGAATTGAGTATCCACAGGCAAAGCAGTGAGGAAAGAATATGCTGTGGGGTTTTTAGATTGAGCCTCTGCCACATGGACTGTCTGGGACTGATGGTGATGGCCTGGACCACAGTGAGCAGACTGCTGGTGCAGATGGAGAGGCCCCGAGACACTCTTGCTAGGTAAACAGACAGTTTACAACTGGTGTCATTTAAGTAGTTTCCAAAATTAAAGGCTTCTACTGTCTTTGGCATCCCTTTTGAAAGGAGCATTATGATATTTGTAAGTGCCAAGTGAGCAAGAATGAGGTGTACAGGTTTCTTCTCAGTGCTTTGGAACATGTGCATGTAACTCACAAATACTAAGCTGTTCCCCATGGTACCAAGTCCAGTGAGACAGAGGAAGACTGTGCCCTTGACAGGGTCCAAAACCATTCTTAGATCTGAGGCAGGAGCACTTAATCCAACAAACACCTTTTTGAAGAAATCATCAGTAAATCATGATAggtaaaagaaaatatctttcaaaTCAGCTTACATTTCTGGAGGATAAGGTAAGCAAGTTATGCTTATAGACT
It encodes:
- the LOC127664433 gene encoding putative vomeronasal receptor-like protein 4, giving the protein MVLDPVKGTVFLCLTGLGTMGNSLVFVSYMHMFQSTEKKPVHLILAHLALTNIIMLLSKGMPKTVEAFNFGNYLNDTSCKLSVYLARVSRGLSICTSSLLTVVQAITISPRQSMWQRLNLKTPQHILSSLLCLWILNSLISMNLPFYIKNVNSVNITHFRKVGNYCYFLPESWITRWIFLTLMVLRDAVFQGAMGWASGYMVFLLHKHHQNILYLLNSKLLYRTPPELRAAHSVLLLMLCFLFFYWADCFISLYFTFSIDNYSTILYVPEFLTLGYAVLSPFMLIYRDGHLIKCCHIQ